From Phenylobacterium immobile (ATCC 35973), a single genomic window includes:
- a CDS encoding helix-turn-helix domain-containing protein — protein MDRTLVSAHVAKRLSMRRNELRLSLAQVAARCGVSLQQVHRYETGDNAVSVAMLWQLSKCLDTNIVYFFEGLD, from the coding sequence ATGGATCGGACCTTGGTTTCAGCGCACGTGGCCAAGCGGCTCTCAATGCGGCGCAATGAACTGCGACTGTCCCTCGCCCAGGTGGCCGCCCGATGCGGCGTGTCGCTGCAGCAGGTCCACCGCTACGAGACCGGCGACAACGCTGTGTCTGTGGCGATGCTCTGGCAGCTGTCGAAGTGCCTCGACACCAACATTGTCTATTTTTTCGAAGGACTGGACTAG
- a CDS encoding phospholipase D-like domain-containing protein translates to MLLKRGATCWRAERTPRAAVFIDVEDYFTAVMSAISKARRSVHILGWAFHPLTHFAPQVDCADPQEARIAAFLKAVSSTRPELDIRVLCWKAALPIAITQDFYPQRAAREFRHTSVRFELDDQTPLGASHHQKVVVIDDAVAFCGGCDFGPDRWDTCDHEDENLLRAAEPGAPPCFDPRHEVMSLVDGHAAEALGELFRARWLRATGETMTAPNAPAPSDPWPDAVTPQFEDVRVGLSRTAAAWAGEDQIRENEALYLAAIAAAKSCIYMENQYFTSPVIAEALAQRLGETKGPEVILVSTGHAPSYFDQLTMDRTRSFFIRRLEDADKHGRFRIYSPVTALGHTIIVHAKLAIIDDVLLRVGSANINNRSLGLDTECDLSIEPMSPTRAETRLAIGRVRTRLVAHWLGCEDVIVSEAVEKTGGLGAAIEWLRAQGRCRLRPIPAVALKPMASLVATFHLGDPVGPKDSWKPWRRRRSVATELKAVVASLKQANLDSVPARLSAKAI, encoded by the coding sequence ATGTTGTTGAAACGTGGCGCCACCTGCTGGCGAGCCGAACGAACCCCGCGCGCCGCTGTCTTTATTGATGTCGAGGACTACTTCACGGCGGTGATGTCAGCGATCTCCAAGGCGAGACGCTCGGTGCACATCCTCGGTTGGGCGTTCCATCCGCTGACCCACTTCGCGCCGCAGGTCGATTGCGCCGATCCGCAGGAGGCGCGCATTGCGGCCTTCCTCAAGGCGGTGTCCTCCACGCGGCCCGAACTCGACATCAGGGTTCTGTGCTGGAAGGCGGCTCTGCCCATCGCCATCACTCAGGACTTCTACCCGCAGCGGGCGGCCAGGGAGTTTCGCCACACCTCGGTGCGCTTTGAACTGGACGACCAGACCCCGCTGGGCGCGAGCCACCACCAGAAGGTCGTAGTGATCGACGATGCGGTCGCCTTCTGCGGCGGCTGCGACTTCGGGCCCGACCGATGGGACACCTGCGATCACGAGGATGAAAACCTGCTCAGGGCCGCCGAACCCGGAGCTCCCCCGTGCTTTGACCCCCGCCACGAGGTGATGAGCCTTGTCGATGGACACGCCGCTGAGGCCCTGGGCGAACTGTTCCGCGCCCGATGGCTGCGCGCCACTGGCGAGACGATGACCGCGCCGAATGCGCCGGCGCCGTCGGACCCTTGGCCCGACGCCGTCACGCCCCAGTTCGAAGACGTGCGTGTCGGCCTTTCGCGCACCGCGGCCGCGTGGGCCGGCGAGGATCAGATCCGGGAGAACGAAGCGCTCTATCTCGCCGCAATCGCCGCCGCAAAATCCTGTATCTATATGGAAAATCAGTATTTCACCTCGCCGGTCATCGCCGAAGCGCTCGCCCAGCGGCTCGGCGAAACCAAGGGTCCGGAGGTCATCCTTGTCTCGACGGGCCATGCGCCCAGCTACTTTGATCAATTGACGATGGACCGGACCCGATCGTTCTTCATCCGCCGGCTCGAGGACGCTGACAAGCATGGCCGGTTCCGCATCTACAGCCCCGTCACCGCCCTCGGCCATACGATCATCGTCCACGCCAAGCTGGCGATCATCGACGACGTGCTGCTGCGCGTCGGATCCGCCAACATCAACAACCGCTCCCTCGGCCTCGACACCGAGTGCGACCTCTCCATCGAACCCATGAGCCCGACGCGAGCGGAGACCAGACTGGCGATCGGCCGCGTGCGTACGCGCCTGGTCGCGCACTGGCTGGGCTGTGAGGATGTGATCGTCAGTGAAGCTGTCGAGAAGACGGGCGGCCTGGGCGCCGCCATCGAGTGGCTTCGTGCTCAGGGCCGGTGCCGCCTACGTCCGATTCCCGCCGTGGCGCTCAAGCCCATGGCGTCGCTGGTCGCTACCTTTCACCTCGGCGATCCCGTAGGCCCCAAGGACTCATGGAAGCCGTGGCGGCGCCGGCGCAGCGTGGCGACCGAACTCAAGGCGGTTGTGGCGAGCCTTAAACAGGCCAACCTGGACAGCGTGCCTGCGCGGCTTAGCGCAAAGGCCATATAG
- a CDS encoding BolA family protein, which translates to MGAISETIQRKLVDAFSPDRLEVVDDSARHHGHAGAREGGESHFNLLIQAKAFVGLSKVARQRLVYRTLAEELAGQVHALSVRALAPGEEA; encoded by the coding sequence ATGGGCGCCATATCTGAAACGATCCAGCGAAAATTAGTCGACGCGTTCAGCCCAGACCGGCTTGAGGTCGTCGATGACTCCGCACGCCATCATGGTCACGCTGGCGCCCGAGAAGGCGGCGAAAGCCATTTCAACCTGCTGATCCAGGCGAAAGCGTTCGTCGGCCTCTCCAAGGTCGCCCGCCAGCGCCTGGTCTATCGCACGCTCGCTGAGGAGCTGGCGGGCCAGGTGCACGCGCTTTCGGTGCGCGCGCTTGCGCCAGGGGAAGAGGCTTAA
- a CDS encoding J domain-containing protein → MPRAFQYRPRFVDIRVRPPSVEEEEKAKADAVGLKPGERACDHPGCRKPATAKAPKSREMLNEHYWFCQPHAAEYNRHWDFFAGMSEGEIRKRQQEELFTGGRPTWEMKAGRNSREAASFSAKFGKGEGYRDPYGMFGGQGVKREAPQAEARQLGKIERAALADLDLEVDAEGPQIRQRYTELVRRLHPDANGGDRSGEHKLQRVIKAYQSLRKAGMV, encoded by the coding sequence ATGCCCCGCGCGTTTCAATACAGGCCCCGTTTCGTCGACATCCGCGTACGCCCGCCGTCCGTGGAGGAAGAGGAAAAGGCCAAGGCTGACGCCGTCGGCTTGAAGCCGGGGGAGCGCGCCTGCGACCATCCCGGCTGCCGCAAGCCCGCGACCGCCAAAGCGCCCAAGTCGCGCGAGATGTTGAACGAGCACTACTGGTTCTGCCAACCGCACGCCGCCGAGTACAATCGCCACTGGGACTTCTTCGCCGGCATGAGCGAGGGCGAGATCCGCAAGCGCCAGCAGGAAGAGCTCTTCACCGGCGGGCGTCCGACGTGGGAGATGAAGGCCGGGCGCAACAGCCGCGAAGCCGCCAGCTTCTCGGCGAAATTCGGTAAGGGCGAGGGTTACCGTGACCCCTACGGCATGTTCGGCGGCCAGGGCGTCAAGCGCGAGGCCCCACAGGCCGAGGCGCGACAACTGGGCAAGATCGAGCGCGCGGCTCTGGCCGATCTGGACTTGGAAGTCGATGCCGAAGGCCCGCAGATCCGCCAGCGTTACACCGAGCTGGTGCGCCGGCTTCACCCCGACGCGAACGGTGGCGACCGCTCCGGCGAGCACAAGCTGCAACGCGTGATCAAGGCCTACCAGTCGCTTCGCAAGGCGGGGATGGTCTAG
- the cobS gene encoding cobaltochelatase subunit CobS — MTAYDTTEDRLITLAPDHKVSARETFGVDFDLQVPAFSERDSHVPEIDPAYKFDPETTRAILAGFAFDRRVMVQGYHGTGKSTHIEQVAARLNWPTVRVNLDSHVSRIDLVGKDAIVLKDGKQVTEFREGMLPWAIQRPIALVFDEYDAGRPDVMFVIQRVLEAQGRLTLLDQNRVIRPNPYFRLFSTTNTIGLGDTTGLYHGTQQINQGQMDRWSIVTTLNYLAHDVEAEIVLAKSPNYQNTEGRRTIAAMVRVADMTRNAFMNGDISTVMSPRTVIAWAQNAEIFDGDLALAFRMTFLNKCDELERGTVAEFFQRAFGQDLPESTARVRVA; from the coding sequence ATGACCGCCTATGACACCACCGAAGACCGGTTGATCACGCTTGCCCCGGACCACAAGGTCTCCGCCCGCGAGACCTTTGGGGTGGACTTCGACCTGCAGGTCCCGGCCTTCTCCGAACGTGATAGCCACGTGCCGGAGATCGACCCCGCCTATAAGTTCGATCCGGAGACGACCCGGGCGATCCTGGCGGGCTTCGCCTTTGACCGTCGCGTGATGGTCCAGGGCTATCACGGCACCGGCAAGTCAACGCACATCGAGCAGGTGGCGGCGCGCCTCAATTGGCCGACCGTGCGGGTGAACCTGGACAGCCACGTCAGCCGGATCGATCTGGTCGGCAAGGACGCCATCGTCCTGAAGGACGGCAAGCAGGTCACCGAATTCCGCGAAGGCATGCTGCCCTGGGCGATCCAGCGGCCGATCGCCCTGGTGTTCGACGAATATGACGCCGGCCGTCCGGACGTGATGTTCGTGATCCAGCGCGTGCTGGAAGCGCAGGGCCGCCTGACCCTGCTCGACCAGAACCGCGTGATCCGCCCGAACCCCTATTTCCGGCTGTTCTCGACGACCAACACCATCGGCCTGGGCGACACCACGGGCCTCTACCACGGCACCCAGCAGATCAACCAAGGCCAGATGGACCGCTGGTCGATCGTCACGACTCTGAACTACCTGGCCCACGACGTGGAAGCCGAGATCGTCCTGGCCAAGTCGCCGAATTACCAGAACACCGAGGGTCGCCGGACCATCGCAGCGATGGTGCGCGTGGCCGATATGACCCGCAACGCCTTCATGAACGGCGATATCTCCACCGTCATGAGTCCACGGACCGTGATCGCCTGGGCCCAGAACGCCGAGATCTTCGACGGCGACCTGGCGCTGGCTTTCCGCATGACGTTCCTGAACAAGTGCGACGAACTGGAACGCGGCACCGTCGCCGAATTCTTCCAGCGCGCCTTCGGCCAGGACCTGCCGGAATCCACGGCGCGGGTGCGGGTGGCCTGA
- a CDS encoding tetratricopeptide repeat protein: MSPSPVQALFQQAMGLHRAGRLAEAEQAYRQIMRVDARDYPSRCMLGRLYLDLGRNAEAEKVLEAAVKLDGRAPPGLSGYGLALLRVGKFKPAAAILERAIAAEPNDWSLRCNLGDALLGLGRPQDAVAAYDHALGLAPDAAPAWARRATALLDLERPDAALADAERALGWAPRDAQALAARAAALTALDRVDEAIVAVGQAMAAAPDDHGLAVDRARLLFKAGRFAEAASDCTRALTQDSQNVEALIVRGAALAKLHQPQAALADAEAATALTPRDAEAQFIRGLRLDALGRGEAAIEAYKRALALGDRKRPDLRALNNLGASLIELKRYGEAIAALRQVLAVEPRHRHALGAYAHAQRMTCDWTDAAAVEAALRTIVETGEAEVPPGVVLAYFDDPDLQLKAARNHAAANMVAVAPRPAPHARGERLRIAYLSADFHDHATMRLAIGVFERHDRARFDVCAISFGPDDGSALRARTVAAFETFLDAQAMSDEAIVAWMRERRIDVAVDLKGFTAGSRKRVFAARPAAVQVNYLGFPGTLGSEAYDYVLADAITAPSAMWPFFSEKIVHLPDSYQPNDSHRETPIGGPSRADAGLPPAGFVFCCFNNSYKITPSVFGVWMRLLAAVEGSVIWLLGDNELAMANLRKEAAVRGVDPARLVFAPRVTLNDHLARHRLADLCLDTLPYGAHTTASDALWMGLPIVTCLGAAFAGRVGASLCAAAGLDALIAPDLTAYEALALSLARDPERLDTIKAHLAAARTTAPLFDDERYRRGLEAAYEVMWTRREADEPPAAFAVGSVDDRRDRG; this comes from the coding sequence ATGTCGCCGAGCCCGGTCCAGGCCCTTTTTCAGCAGGCCATGGGCCTGCATCGCGCCGGCCGGCTGGCCGAGGCTGAGCAGGCCTATCGGCAGATCATGCGGGTCGATGCGCGGGACTATCCGTCGCGCTGCATGTTGGGGCGGCTCTACCTCGACCTTGGGCGCAACGCCGAGGCCGAGAAGGTCCTTGAAGCCGCCGTCAAGCTGGACGGGCGGGCCCCGCCTGGGTTGAGCGGCTATGGGCTGGCGCTATTGCGGGTAGGCAAATTCAAGCCGGCCGCAGCGATCCTTGAGCGGGCCATCGCCGCCGAGCCGAACGATTGGTCTTTGCGCTGTAATCTGGGCGACGCCCTGCTGGGCCTTGGCCGTCCGCAGGATGCGGTAGCCGCCTATGATCACGCCTTGGGCCTGGCACCTGACGCCGCGCCCGCCTGGGCCCGGCGGGCGACGGCGCTGCTTGATCTGGAGCGACCGGACGCCGCGCTCGCCGATGCTGAGCGGGCCTTGGGATGGGCGCCGCGCGACGCCCAGGCCTTGGCGGCGCGCGCGGCCGCGCTGACAGCCCTTGACCGCGTCGACGAGGCGATCGTGGCGGTCGGCCAGGCAATGGCCGCCGCCCCGGACGACCATGGGCTGGCGGTCGACCGGGCGCGGCTGTTGTTCAAAGCTGGCCGCTTCGCCGAAGCGGCCAGCGACTGCACGAGGGCGCTCACGCAAGACTCGCAAAACGTCGAGGCGTTGATCGTGCGCGGCGCAGCGCTGGCGAAACTGCATCAGCCACAGGCCGCCCTGGCCGACGCCGAGGCCGCGACAGCGCTCACGCCCCGCGACGCCGAGGCGCAATTCATCCGGGGCCTGCGGCTGGATGCCTTGGGCCGCGGCGAGGCGGCGATCGAGGCCTACAAGCGCGCCCTGGCCCTTGGCGATCGAAAGCGACCTGACCTGAGAGCGCTGAACAACCTCGGCGCCAGCCTGATTGAACTGAAGCGCTATGGCGAGGCGATCGCCGCCTTGAGGCAGGTGTTGGCCGTTGAGCCGCGCCACCGCCACGCCTTGGGCGCCTACGCCCACGCCCAGCGGATGACCTGCGACTGGACCGACGCCGCAGCGGTGGAGGCGGCGCTGAGGACGATCGTGGAGACGGGCGAGGCGGAAGTTCCGCCTGGCGTCGTGCTGGCCTATTTCGACGACCCGGACCTGCAGCTGAAGGCGGCGCGCAACCACGCCGCGGCGAACATGGTCGCGGTCGCTCCGCGGCCCGCCCCCCACGCGCGCGGCGAGCGGCTGCGCATCGCCTATCTCTCCGCCGACTTCCATGACCACGCGACCATGCGGCTGGCGATCGGGGTGTTCGAGCGCCACGACCGCGCGCGATTCGATGTGTGCGCCATCTCCTTCGGACCGGACGACGGCAGCGCCCTGCGCGCCCGCACGGTGGCGGCCTTCGAGACCTTCCTGGACGCCCAGGCTATGAGCGACGAGGCGATCGTGGCGTGGATGCGCGAGCGCAGGATCGATGTCGCCGTTGACCTAAAGGGCTTCACGGCCGGATCGCGCAAGCGGGTCTTCGCCGCCCGTCCGGCGGCGGTTCAGGTGAACTACCTGGGCTTTCCCGGGACCCTCGGCTCGGAAGCCTACGACTACGTTCTGGCCGATGCGATCACCGCGCCGTCGGCGATGTGGCCGTTCTTCAGCGAGAAGATCGTGCACCTGCCAGACAGCTATCAACCGAACGATTCCCATCGCGAGACGCCGATCGGCGGGCCCTCGCGCGCCGACGCCGGCTTGCCGCCCGCGGGGTTCGTCTTCTGCTGCTTCAACAACAGCTACAAGATCACGCCCTCAGTCTTTGGCGTCTGGATGCGCCTGCTGGCGGCTGTCGAGGGATCGGTCATATGGCTGCTGGGCGACAACGAGCTGGCCATGGCCAACCTGCGGAAGGAAGCAGCCGTGCGCGGCGTCGACCCGGCGCGACTGGTGTTCGCCCCGCGGGTGACCCTGAACGATCACCTCGCCCGCCACCGACTGGCGGACCTGTGCCTCGACACCCTGCCCTACGGCGCCCACACCACCGCCAGCGACGCCCTGTGGATGGGTCTGCCGATCGTCACCTGCCTGGGCGCCGCCTTCGCCGGGCGCGTGGGCGCGAGCCTGTGCGCCGCGGCCGGCCTGGACGCCCTGATCGCGCCAGATCTGACGGCCTACGAGGCTTTGGCGCTGAGCCTGGCGCGCGATCCTGAGCGACTGGATACGATCAAGGCGCACCTCGCGGCCGCGCGGACCACGGCGCCGCTGTTCGACGATGAGCGCTATCGACGGGGGCTTGAGGCGGCCTATGAGGTCATGTGGACCCGTCGCGAAGCTGATGAACCTCCGGCGGCTTTCGCCGTCGGATCCGTCGACGACAGGCGGGATCGAGGTTAG
- a CDS encoding glutathione S-transferase: protein MSDYDLYYWPIPFRGQFVRAILAFAGKTWTEAGREAILKLKEGPIADMPAPFMGPPVLVDRATGFALSQMPAIVLYLGETLDLLPATPAGRAMTQKVVGDANDLIDDLTLDGGREMWTEARWEAFTPRLRKWMSLWEETGRRHGLTQDDGFLLGGDRPAVADIVSAVLWSTMTERFLVIAELLDDVAPMTAALSRRVMAVPSLAALAAKARADYGQTWCGGQIEASLRKVLDT from the coding sequence ATGAGCGACTACGATCTCTACTACTGGCCCATTCCCTTCCGCGGCCAGTTTGTCCGCGCGATCCTGGCCTTCGCCGGCAAGACCTGGACCGAGGCGGGCCGGGAAGCGATCCTGAAGCTGAAGGAAGGTCCGATCGCCGACATGCCGGCGCCCTTCATGGGCCCGCCCGTGCTGGTCGATCGCGCGACGGGGTTCGCGCTCTCGCAGATGCCGGCGATCGTGCTTTATTTGGGGGAAACCCTGGACCTTCTGCCGGCCACCCCCGCGGGACGCGCCATGACCCAGAAGGTCGTCGGCGACGCCAACGATCTGATCGATGACCTGACCCTGGATGGGGGCCGGGAGATGTGGACTGAGGCGCGCTGGGAGGCGTTCACGCCACGGCTGCGGAAATGGATGTCACTGTGGGAGGAGACCGGGCGCCGTCACGGATTAACGCAGGATGACGGATTCCTGCTGGGCGGCGACAGGCCGGCCGTCGCCGACATCGTGAGCGCGGTGCTTTGGTCGACCATGACAGAACGGTTCCTCGTGATCGCCGAACTTCTCGATGACGTCGCGCCGATGACCGCCGCGCTAAGCCGACGCGTTATGGCCGTCCCGTCGCTGGCGGCCTTGGCGGCCAAGGCCCGAGCGGACTATGGCCAGACTTGGTGCGGCGGACAGATCGAGGCGTCGCTTCGCAAGGTGTTGGACACTTGA
- a CDS encoding DUF1328 family protein, producing MLKWALIFAVVALIAGALGFGGIAGAAAGVAKFLFVLFLIVFAVFLVLGLMAGRKLTGR from the coding sequence ATGCTCAAGTGGGCCCTGATTTTCGCCGTGGTCGCCCTGATCGCTGGCGCCCTGGGCTTTGGCGGCATCGCTGGCGCTGCCGCCGGCGTCGCCAAGTTCCTGTTCGTTCTGTTCCTGATCGTCTTCGCGGTGTTCCTGGTGCTGGGCCTCATGGCCGGGCGCAAGCTGACCGGTCGATAG